Proteins encoded by one window of Xiphias gladius isolate SHS-SW01 ecotype Sanya breed wild chromosome 15, ASM1685928v1, whole genome shotgun sequence:
- the sclt1 gene encoding sodium channel and clathrin linker 1 has product MDAEVEFLRDQVHRLNSALSQYQYGHHSQSTSSQVQEGRRAESPAAWISDRSIMAPLIAEYDRHMDEMTEQLQRYQALMTDVKVKLENVVKENERLHAELRESVEKQLHAPPVSSGMEGGTQEEEAVIKNLHEQVQLSEQERVQAMELWQTAAQELDRLQQVYRKTISDGQIHDAQRQQLKDQLVQFQQHSHQLQVANQKLELTNQQFLTTVTEQSTEMEELHSQLRQAKAELRTATAKVDEMTKLLQNVQDQMQRREEDVAEAQGREDAADRRLQQLQVALSQLEGRLKATSQEAESVRREQTMWERKLGELQARCTTLDEEKYEALAKVRESVQVAEEAALQKDQALLRERQRIEELEKTKEAIKQLIQDAAARTRKEVENVRKQCNIQIHRMAEELSALQLECADKESQIERSLRERKAAEEELERVYKEGRAEPEFRKIDALHQRCLNAERMKEDISLTLQSTQNKLKKMDMDYSEELSRCQEEVRRLHSALAAARDDCVSVSEERLHLQQENLQLSREMDELRKTTMLVQKGAKQQVSQMEQEYSLKEQGLDARVRELEERSRSSSAELTRLLTAHQRSNQRWKEEAKNLVQAFETKITGLKAEVNRQKQRSHELEMQLETDHNTIAEYERQIAEYQEKTSRLQRRLTQTEQRATNATQKLSILASQRRKKATVDQETV; this is encoded by the exons ATGGATGCAGAAGTCGAGTTTTTGCGGGATCAAG TCCACAGATTAAATTCTGCTCTCAGCCAGTATCAATACGGGCATCACTCTCAATCCACATCATCTCAG GTTCAGGAGGGAAGGCGGGCTGAGTCTCCTGCAGCCTGGATCTCAGACAGAAG TATAATGGCACCTCTGATAGCAGAGTATGATCGGCACATGGATGAAATGactgagcagctgcagagataccag GCACTGATGACAGATGTCAAAGTGAAGTTGGAGAATGTTGTCAAGGAGAACGAAAG GCTGCATGCAGAGCTGAGGGAGTCTGTTGAGAAACAGCTGCATGCTCCTCCTGTGTCTTCAGGAATGGAGGGCGGCacacaggaggaggaagcagtCATCAAAAACCTCCATGAACAGGTCCAGCTGTCTGAACAG GAGCGTGTGCAGGCCATGGAGCTGTGGCAGACGGCAGCCCAGGAGCTGGATCGCCTCCAGCAGGTCTACCGGAAAACCATCTCTGACGGACAGATCCATGATGCTCAGAGACAGCAGCTCAAG GATCAGCTTGTTCAGTTCCAGCAGCATTCACATCAACTCCAAGTGGCCAATCAGAAACTGGAATTG ACTAACCAGCAGTTCCTGACGACTGTGACAGAGCAGAGCACGGAGATGGAGGAGCTTCACAGCCAGCTCAG GCAAGCCAAGGCTGAACTGAGGACAGCCACAGCTAAAGTGGATGAGATGACCAAATTACTGCAGAATGTCCAGGACCAGATGCAGAGACGG GAGGAGGATGTGGCAGAGGCTCAGGGCCGAGAGGACGCAGCTGACAGACGGCTCCAACAGCTCCAGGTGGCCTTGAGCCAGCTAGAGGGCAG GCTAAAGGCTACATCTCAGGAGGCGGAGTCCGTTCGCAGAGAGCAAACTATGTGGGAGAGAAAGTTGGGGGAACTTCAGGCACGTTGCACCACCCTAGACGAAGAGAAGTATGAGGCCCTGGCTAAAGTCAGAGAGAGTGTTCAGGTGGCTGAGGAGGCTGCACTGCAGAAGGACCAG GCGTTGttaagagaaagacagaggataGAAGAGCTGGAGAAGACAAAGGAGGCGATCAAACAGCTAATCCAGGATGCTGCAGCCCGCACCAGAAAAGAG GTGGAGAATGTGCGCAAGCAGTGCAACATTCAAATCCACCGTATGGCTGAGGAGCTGTCTGCACTGCAGCTG GAGTGTGCAGATAAAGAGTCTCAGATTGAAAGGTCCCTGCgagagagaaaagctgcagaGGAGGAACTGGAGAGG GTGTATAAAGAGGGCAGGGCAGAGCCAGAGTTCAGGAAGATTGATGCCCTTCATCAGAGGTGTCTGAATGCAGAGAGGATGAAGGAAGACATTAGCCTCACTTTACAAAGCACccagaacaaactgaaaaagatgGACATGGA CTACAGTGAAGAGCTGTCCCGGTGCCAGGAGGAAGTGCGGCGGCTACACAGCGCTCTGGCTGCAGCCCGGGACGACTGTGTTAGTGTCAGTGAGGAGCGGCTCCATCTGCAACAGGAGAACTTACAGCTCAGCAGGGAGATGGATGAGTTGCGCAAAACCACCATGCTGGTCCAAAAGGGGGCCAAACAACAG GTGTCACAGATGGAGCAGGAGTACAGCCTGAAGGAGCAGGGACTCGACGCTCGGGtgagggagctggaggagaggagccGAAGCTCCAGTGCTGAACTGACACGCCTCCTTACAGCACACCAGAGAAGCAATCAGCGCTGGAAGGAAGAGGCTAAGAACCTGGTCCAGGCCTTCGAGACTAAAATCACAGGCCTCAA GGCAGAGGTGAATCGGCAGAAGCAGCGTTCACACGAGCTAGAGATGCAGCTTGAAACCGACCATAATACCATTGCTGAG tatGAAAGGCAAATTGCAGAGTATCAAGAGAAGACGAGTCGTCTCCAGAGACGACtgacacaaactgaacaaagGGCAACTAATGCTACACAAAAG CTGAGTATACTGGCATcgcaaagaagaaaaaaagccacGGTTGATCAAGAGACTGTATAG
- the c15h4orf33 gene encoding UPF0462 protein C4orf33 homolog isoform X1, translating to MGLARGLQSLTLIHILLCCASLPHTPMEFAIRHTWDGNPVNHDPIRILFSPGQGGLKMEVSGPFFNDPAGPEGPPSQAFPGLWDYEVVESFFLDSTTENYLEVELCPHGQHLILLLSGVGQAFQQQLPMVFNSKITGDRWMGEALIPWSYFPPNVNKMNSYAIHGSGEKRTYEALYPIPKAEIVEGQKPNFHRLEYFQNFHLQSIMGEGWVQPESDLWKGKP from the exons ATGGGGTTAGCTCGTGGACTACAGTCTTTGACACTTATCCACATCCTGCTGTGCTGTGCATCTCT ccctCATACACCGATGGAGTTCGCTATCCGGCACACCTGGGACGGCAATCCTGTGAATCATGACCCTATCAGAATCCTTTTCTCTCCTGGACAAGGAGGGCTGAAGATGGAGGTGTCTGGTCCCTTCTTCAATGACCCAGCAGGTCCTGAAGGACCCCCCAGTCAGGCCTTCCCTGGACTCTGGGATTATGAAG TCGTTGAGTCCTTCTTCCTTGACAGTACTACGGAAAATTACCTGGAGGTGGAGCTTTGTCC acaCGGACAACACCTGATCTTATTGCTGTCAGGAGTCGGCCAAGCATTCCAG CAACAACTGCCCATGGTGTTTAATTCCAAAATCACAGGGGACAGGTGGATGGGTGAGGCTCTCATTCCCTGGTCGTACTTCCCTCCTAATGTTAACAAGATGAACTCCTACGCCATCCATGGCTCAGGAGAGAAGCGTACATATGAGGCTCTCTACCCCATTCCCAAGGCAGAAATAGTGGAAGGCCAAAAACCCAATTT CCACCGCCTGGAGTATTTCCAAAATTTCCACCTGCAAAGCATCATGGGAGAGGGCTGGGTCCAGCCAGAGTCTGATCTATGGAAAGGAAAACCCTGA
- the c15h4orf33 gene encoding UPF0462 protein C4orf33 homolog isoform X2 — protein MGLARGLQSLTLIHILLCCASLPHTPMEFAIRHTWDGNPVNHDPIRILFSPGQGGLKMEVSGPFFNDPAGPEGPPSQAFPGLWDYEVVESFFLDSTTENYLEVELCPHGQHLILLLSGVGQAFQQQLPMVFNSKITGDRWMGEALIPWSYFPPNVNKMNSYAIHGSGEKRTYEALYPIPKAEIVEGQKPNLFYFIAGVFRSKENP, from the exons ATGGGGTTAGCTCGTGGACTACAGTCTTTGACACTTATCCACATCCTGCTGTGCTGTGCATCTCT ccctCATACACCGATGGAGTTCGCTATCCGGCACACCTGGGACGGCAATCCTGTGAATCATGACCCTATCAGAATCCTTTTCTCTCCTGGACAAGGAGGGCTGAAGATGGAGGTGTCTGGTCCCTTCTTCAATGACCCAGCAGGTCCTGAAGGACCCCCCAGTCAGGCCTTCCCTGGACTCTGGGATTATGAAG TCGTTGAGTCCTTCTTCCTTGACAGTACTACGGAAAATTACCTGGAGGTGGAGCTTTGTCC acaCGGACAACACCTGATCTTATTGCTGTCAGGAGTCGGCCAAGCATTCCAG CAACAACTGCCCATGGTGTTTAATTCCAAAATCACAGGGGACAGGTGGATGGGTGAGGCTCTCATTCCCTGGTCGTACTTCCCTCCTAATGTTAACAAGATGAACTCCTACGCCATCCATGGCTCAGGAGAGAAGCGTACATATGAGGCTCTCTACCCCATTCCCAAGGCAGAAATAGTGGAAGGCCAAAAACCCAATTT gttttatttcatCGCTGGAGTATTTCGCAGTAAAGAAAATCCCTGA
- the c15h4orf33 gene encoding UPF0462 protein C4orf33 homolog isoform X3, with the protein MEFAIRHTWDGNPVNHDPIRILFSPGQGGLKMEVSGPFFNDPAGPEGPPSQAFPGLWDYEVVESFFLDSTTENYLEVELCPHGQHLILLLSGVGQAFQQQLPMVFNSKITGDRWMGEALIPWSYFPPNVNKMNSYAIHGSGEKRTYEALYPIPKAEIVEGQKPNFHRLEYFQNFHLQSIMGEGWVQPESDLWKGKP; encoded by the exons ATGGAGTTCGCTATCCGGCACACCTGGGACGGCAATCCTGTGAATCATGACCCTATCAGAATCCTTTTCTCTCCTGGACAAGGAGGGCTGAAGATGGAGGTGTCTGGTCCCTTCTTCAATGACCCAGCAGGTCCTGAAGGACCCCCCAGTCAGGCCTTCCCTGGACTCTGGGATTATGAAG TCGTTGAGTCCTTCTTCCTTGACAGTACTACGGAAAATTACCTGGAGGTGGAGCTTTGTCC acaCGGACAACACCTGATCTTATTGCTGTCAGGAGTCGGCCAAGCATTCCAG CAACAACTGCCCATGGTGTTTAATTCCAAAATCACAGGGGACAGGTGGATGGGTGAGGCTCTCATTCCCTGGTCGTACTTCCCTCCTAATGTTAACAAGATGAACTCCTACGCCATCCATGGCTCAGGAGAGAAGCGTACATATGAGGCTCTCTACCCCATTCCCAAGGCAGAAATAGTGGAAGGCCAAAAACCCAATTT CCACCGCCTGGAGTATTTCCAAAATTTCCACCTGCAAAGCATCATGGGAGAGGGCTGGGTCCAGCCAGAGTCTGATCTATGGAAAGGAAAACCCTGA